One part of the Quercus lobata isolate SW786 chromosome 7, ValleyOak3.0 Primary Assembly, whole genome shotgun sequence genome encodes these proteins:
- the LOC115951734 gene encoding uncharacterized protein LOC115951734, which produces MVIKSKVASKHVGDLENIFEILREHKLRLNASKCSFGVGSGKFLSYMVTHRGIEVYLDHIKVINNLQPPRNPKEVQKLTRITAALNRFISRSADRCKPFFLLMNKWKGFEWTEECVLAFQQLKEYLSHPPIMSSPEVDEILFAYIVVAHHAVSLVLIRVDSGIQRPVYYVSKSLHEAELPLKAILRSADYTGRIAKWGIILGAFYIKYIPRTFVKGQVLADLVAEFTEPLSEEVAITQNMDGKSVGTISLQDPLFWKVYIDGAGVGLVLASPERLIIEKSLRLGFSATNNEAEYEALLEGMSMVQRMGRKVVKMFLDLRLVVGQVKGKQEARDERMQGYLSQVRHLQSGFKSFSLSHVPRSGNTHANSLATLATSSGQSLPRVILIEDLRKPTKVKGKVVHVHQVRVWPSWMDPIVLYLRKDILPKDKSEADKVRRKMPHF; this is translated from the exons atggtgaTCAAGAGCAAAGTGGCGTCTAAGCACGTGGGAGACCtcgaaaatatttttgaaattctgaggGAACACAAGCTACGCCTTAACGCTTCCAAGTGCTCTTTTGGTGTGGGGTCAGGCAAGTTTCTAAGCTATATGGTGACTCACCGGGGAATCGAGGTTTATCTCGACCATATTAAGGTAATAAACAATCTACAaccacctcggaatccaaaGGAAGTTCAGAAACTAACCAGAATAACTGCTGCCTTAAACCGATTTATCTCCCGGTCCGCGGATAGATGCAAACCCTTCTTCCTGTTGatgaataaatggaagggatttgagtggaccGAGGAATGTGTTTTAGCTTTCCAACAGCTTAAGGAATATCTCTCTcatccacctatcatgtccagccctgaggttGATGAAATTCTATTTGCTTACATTGTTGTGGCCCATCATGCCGTGAGTTTAGTATTGATACGAGTTGACAGTGGCATACAACGGCCAGTTTACTACGTGAGcaagtcactacatgaggccgag CTTCCACTCAAGgccatacttagaagtgctgatTACACggggaggattgctaaatggggcatAATTCTGGGGGCTTTTTACATCAAATACATACCTCGTACTTTTGTCAAGGGCCAGGTCCTTGCAGACCTAGTGGCCGAGTTCACTGAACCCCTATCAGAAGAAGTAGCAATAACAcaaaacatggatggaaaatcggttggcacaatctcCCTGCAAGACCCTTTATTCTGGAAGGTATACATTGATGGTGCTGGAGTGGGACTAGTTCTGGCCTCACCTGAAAGGCTCATCATCGAGAAATCATTAAGATTGGGTTTTTCGGCCACAAATAATGAGGCTGAATATGAAGCTTTACTGGAGGGAATGTCCATGGTTCAAAGAATGGGAAGAAAGGTAGTAAAGATGTTCTTAGACTTGAGGCTAGTCGTCGGCCAGGTGAAGGGCAAACAAGAAGCAAGAGATGAGAGAATGCAAGGGTATTTAAGCCAGGTTAGGCATTTGCAATCAGGATTTAAATCCTTCAGCCTATCGCACGTCCCCAGGAGTGGAAACACACATGCCAATTCCCTAGCCACGCTTGCAACCTCCTCAGGGCAGAGCTTACCTCGAGTTATCCTTATAGAAGACTTGCGCAAACCCACAAAGGTAAAGGGAAAAGTGGTTCATGTTCACCAAGTCAGAGTATGgcctagttggatggatcccatagtaCTATACCTGAGAAAGGACATCTTACCGAAAGACAAATCAGAAGCTGATAAGGTCAGGAGAAAGATGCCACATTTCTAG